Genomic segment of Tiliqua scincoides isolate rTilSci1 chromosome 1, rTilSci1.hap2, whole genome shotgun sequence:
ccttgtcccatagggatgaggagtcccgaagcAGAtacccctcagctcctgtcggctttcccccagggatcagtttaaaagctgctctgccacctttttaatgtggtcagcagtctggttccattctggttcaagtgaagcccgtccctcttgtacaggccccgcttgtcccaaaacgttccctagtgcctaacgaatctaaacccctcctcccgaCACCACCATCTCACCACCATCTCATCCTGATCTCCgcttgcctagctggccctgggCGTGGAACAGGTAACACTTccaagaacgctacctttgaggtcctggctttcagcttcctaactaatagcctaaatttggcctccaggacctcccggctacacttgcccatgtcattggtgccaacatgcaccacaaccgctacctcctccccagacaACCCCAGCTCATAATCAGTGGTGTTAAAAATCATCCTTGTTAAACATTAGGCAAGATCAGCAAGACCAtgagagacttcctcaaggtctCGCTGATCCTACTAAATATTTGACAATGATGACTTTTAACAACACTGAAGTCTGCCAACACTACTTAGTCATTGCAGATTCAGCTGCAAGTATAATGGCATCAGGACTCCTCTTAATGCATATGGGGGAAGACACAAGGACTCTATCAGTGGGGACTAGAGCTGCCCAACACTAGGAGTGGTTTGGACTTTACTGTAAGTAGATCCATCtaacaacacaggccaacacacattttgcttccttaaacgttataccaattcctgggtatatttggggtgccaattcaaaaaatggcatccgttttgcatcacgtctagttttggagacacggcatagcctctttagtgaatggttcaagcagcttcctcataaggaagtctacaccatggcttcctcatgaggaagctgcttgaaccattcactaaggaggctacactgtgtctccaaaactagacgtgacagggcaaaacggatgccgtttttggaatcggcaccccaaattcatatcaaaccaccataaagtttgggaaaaacttttctgaccctcaattttgtaggcctgtgtaacagCTCTGATTGCAGGACTACATGAATCATTCCCACAGAAGCACCGGTTACAATGTGAATTAGTCCTCTCCTCCTCGCTGAGCCAAAAACGTTCTATTAAGTatttaatttataaaaaaaacaaaaaaacctgagtgaaatcaTAAGATACCAaaatgggctggggaaaaaattcacTCAAAATAGCTGCATCTTCCTCAATGTATGGCGCAAATTGGACTATATTGACACAAAACAAAGAAGGATTTCTTATGTAAACTGGGTGTACAGTTAATCAAATCTAGTGTGTGTATCCTAGCAACATGGCAGTAGGCAGCTGACAATAACACTGAAGGGCTGCTTATTTTGTGCAGATAGCAAATCTCATTAGCGAGTTAAATAATAATTTGAAATGGGAGAATGTCACATTTGGTCTGGCAAAAATGAACTATATAAAAATCAGTGTGCTTCTCTGAGAAGCTTTGTCTCAGGAGTGGAGAGAGTCACTGCAATAAAGTGGGAATGAATCTGTAGTAATacataaggggaaaaaagatggcaCACACCTACCACAGAAGGCACAAGTTCTAGTTAAGCTATTTAATACTGGGCTGTATTGAAAATTTATGTACAATAATGGTAGCCCCCCTATTGCTATGTGGCTTCACCTGAATAGTAGAAAGAAACCCAGGGcaagtgccattttaaaatggACATAGACAGAAATGTATAAGAGAGCCAGTAGAGTTAAGCAAACCACTGGAGTTTGTCTCTGTCTCTTAACCTACCTCCATGTGATTGTTAAAAGTTCAAGTTATCATATAATCCATCCCGGGTCCTTGGGATAATATATGGAAAGTGCATATAAAATGAAAATGGCAAGGCCAAGGTATCTGGACTCAAGAATGCTAGATACAAACCTGCCACAGAAATCTTTTAATAAAAATCATTTtgttaaaaatcaaaacaattgtTGTGGATGGAATTTTTACAGAAAATATAGttataaaaacaattaacaataCATAATGAAGGTATATTTTTAATCAGCAGATGATAATCTTAGGGAGATTGCTATAAAACAATTTTAAAGGACACTGTATTTTTCAGTCATAAAAATCCTTTGTTTTATATTAGCATTTTCTCTTAACTCTTTATGTTGCAATCAAAATGCAGTGCCAAGAAGCTCTAAGCTATGGCCAcacactgctcaaccctgtggCAAGAGGTTTGCTGCAAGTTCTCACTCACTATCACAAACATTTGCAAACTATCACAATATATTCAAGTCTGCTGCCATCTAGATTGCCATCTAAAGACTGGAAGCTTTAAAATGCTTATAAGGCAAATTTCATGTGTGTGAATTTTTTGCAGGTAGTCTAAAACTGCAGTCTTTTTATATTGCCGTTATGTTGCCAAAAGAGTCTGCTATGGTTCCTCCCCGCCCCAGCCCACAGTTTAAATCACTTGGCCAAATTAGTAGTTTACAGAATTGGCAAAACTGAAAGGTGTTTTGGAGCTCCCTAGATCCATAACACGTTGAGCCAAAATCACATATAAAAATCTAGGTTACAGGCAAAACTGAAAATGGCAACTAGCTATGCACCAGGATAACCTGGATCcatacagaaatttttttttttttttggcttgacTCTCTAGTAACCCAGAGTGTTTCTCTTTCCCAAACCTTTAACCTTATGCTAGAAAGAGATATCCTGCCTGTCTTTCTCATGCTCAGCACAGTCAGTCACCTGCTTGAGTGGGTGGTGAACCCAAGGGGCAGGGGAAATGGAGGCCTTTCATTGTCACCAATGTTCCTCTAAACACACTTGACAGACGCTGTAGCCTGATGTTGATGGATTTTAAAATAGAAATTTAAGGTTTTTAAGTCTTAAAACATTTGCTCCAGAATTACTGAATTTGCCCTTATGGATTTCTGGATTAAAACTTTGTAATGCCATGAGGGTTATCAGTAGGTTTATGCCACAGACATTTGGTTCAATTCATTAGGAACATCTGCTAAAGCACCAAAGGTGTATCAGACAAGTCCGTCACTTCACTAGATGGATTGTGTAATTGGCTGTAATGCAGAACCGTTTTTCTGCAGAATAAACTCAAGGTATAGGCATGAACAAATGGCAAATTAAGCCAATGCTAGATTAAGGTCCATATAAATCGGGGGACACCTTTTGCTTCAGAATTAAACAACAATTTTCATAAACATATCTCCAttacccacttttaaaaaagtgtgatATTTTGTCATAACTTCTGACTTTGACTACAAAAATGGAACATTCTGTTTTACTGTTTCTGTTTTACTAAATCAGGAATTCAGACCACTTCTGTTGAAAATTGAAACAGCTTCAATTCTGGTTTTCCCCAGAGAAGTATTTAGGATATTTATGCACAACCAGGTGAACAACATATATGTTGATGGCAACtctaaataaaaacatatttcaaCACCTTACTTATATTATACCTTGTTTTTGGATCAATTAAAAAGAGTttcaaaaatattgatatttcAGCATCAAGAGAAGAGCTCCAATTATTTTGAAACACAACATGTCCACTGAATTTCCAGTGTACAACTTAGTAGGAAACAAAAAAAGGGTGCTTTAGTCCCTTTCTGGATCCTTTGCCTTACTTGCCCATGCAATTCTGTATGCTTGGGAGATCAGCCTTACTGGAGACTCACTCATGTTCTGGCACAAGGAGGAGAATGAATCACCCTCCACATTTCCAAAGGCTCATTAATACTTTttgcccttacctcaaggagacaaaaGAAAGGTGCTTCTTATTTAGAATGACATAAATCTTGGTTGCTACTTGGTGTGGCCAAATGCAGGAAACTATATGCTGCCATGCTGAACCTCCTCTAATCCTGTCCTGGACTGTGACAAAGAGCTGTGAGCATTTAAAAGCTACTATGGAGATATGCGTCAAGAAGACTAGCCTCCAAGTAGAGGGATAGTTGATTTCCCTGGCAGAACAAGACACGAAAAAATAATCACATTTGGTAGAACCAGACTCAGTAGAACCAATCTAGACAAGACCAGAACTTTGTTAAACCTCCAACTGGGAGCAGTTTTAGGACTGAACTAGACATTACTTTAAACATGTGCTTTTTTCCTCCCCCAAAGTTAAATAGCAGCCGTGGACTGGGACCATGATGGGGGGAGAAGGGCTTTAAACCTACCACCTTCACAGTTTGGATCTTTCCCAGCTGCTATtttgacaggggtggggaggggaggagaaactTCATTGATACCGATGGGAGTGTTTttccttgcccagttagcaatggggggggggagggccctATGGAGGATCTAAACTGGAACCATGGAGGATAGCAGAGTTAACCCCCTTCCCTACAATTCTGGCATGCAGGAGGCCCGTTCTATGCTATATGAACAGCTGCATCCCGATTACTCAGCAGACTAGATACCCTATTTGCCCTGAACATTTGTTACTTCATAACACCCTGAAAAGTGTTTAAAGCTAGTCATAGCCTATTCACTATCTGTCAAATTTACATATATGCATTTTTACAAAATGCAATTACTGCAGTAGTACCTCTTCAACTTCATCTTCTAAATAATCAAGAGGTTTAACTGCTGGCCTGCTTGTTGTGTGCTGCAATCGATGTCTTTTGGGAGTAAAGCTTTTTCCTTcactaaaaaaaaagtcatcGTCATCTTGTAACTTCACTGTGGTTCCTTTATCTGGAAGAAAGCCATTGTTTGTACCACTGTCTTGTCGAAAAGGACTCAAGTCATTTCTCTTTGAAGGAGTAATAGAATTGGCATTGCTTCCAAACAGCTGCTCCATTAAATTGGACTTCTTCTCTCTCTTGATATTGAGGACTACGTTTTCTTTTGTGGTGTCCTCAAAGACGTCATTTTTTTGATCAAACAAGCCTGGCCTCCCAGACACTTTTCCAAAGGAAGGTACATAGCTGCCAAAGGTCAAATTGTTGCTTGAACATGTGATCCCTACATTTTGCTGTTTGGGGACATCTCCTATCCCTCCATGAAGATCATATTCTGGAAAACCATTGAGTAAATTCTCTGCTGGTTCATGAAACTGGTACAGTCTCTTACTTTTCTCAGAGGAAGATACTGTTACTGTGCTTGAGGTGTATGTGTGGGAAGCCGCCTTCATACCGATCTGAGTTTCTCTATCAATCTCATACATTTTAGCTAACAACATTTCCTTCCGCCGTTCCTCTTCTCCACTTTCAGCATATTTGCCGTTTTCCAGATGATATATATCTGTTTCCATCTTAGTTTTTCCTTTTTCCAGCAaaatgttgttttcttttttccttctatcAGATTCTTCTCTTTCCCATTCTATCaggattaaaaaaaccaaacacaaaataaGTAGACCCAGAAAATACAAATTATGTTAGTCATAACTGCTGATGGTTTACTACTAAAACATTCTGGATTTGTAAAAAGGCTCaagaaacattttaaagaatTCTGTGTGCCTAGACATTCTAAGTATAGGAAGTTCAGGTTTAGTAGCTACAGTCAAAGCTAACACCTTAGGTATCTTctctcacatttccccaaatgcagtcacataccatggtggtccccattcatttcaatgtgtattttattttcaacattttattttagacttgatgctaccgtggtatgtgactacatttagggaaatgtgacagatctgtacttttaacaggttactatgtatatgcttttaacaatgacagtcaatggggcttactcccaggtaagtgtagataggattgcagcctttgggatgtttggggaattttttttttttcaacagatcagcaactgcttgggagggttttttctttattttaaataaatttttaaacttacacttattgtaaacttttgatttccttaatttgattttattttgtcatatgggagtaTTAAAAAAGCTTTCCCAATTGattatatcacttccagccatgacatcacttccagtgggttctgacataTTGACATTCTTAAAAAGTGAGTTCtggtgtttgagaaccactgccttagaaaatAATCTATGTGCATTTTGCACATATAGAAATACTTTAAAGTTTGGAAATCTGAAATAATCAAGATTTTCATGCAAGGGCTGAAGTGCACCAAAATAACCCACATATATCCATGGGCAACTGGTTGCCCAAAACTTGTTGTTCAACTTGTTGTTAAAAAAACTTGTTGTTCAAAAACGTTCTATACCATGTACCGTACAATATCCACTTAGGTTAATGAGTTCTGAATTTTAAAAGTCTGTGGACTGGGCGAAAATCCTCCCCATGCCTCTTTTGAAACTGATACCCTACTAtgctcactttttaaaagttactTTTTTTGGAGTTGTGTTACATTATACAGATGGTAAGAAGTGCACATAGagttcagtcagtcagtcagtcagtcacacTTAAATGTCATCATGATATGCCCAATGCAGACTGGCCTTCCCTGTCCTCATTCTTTTACGCCTCCCCACAATAAGGAGTCCGTGAAACCCCACTTCTGAGGCTTGAGGGACTCTGTGGAGCAAGACAGAATGTTGTACAAGGGAGGGGACACAACTTGTAAGGGGAGAATCAGCAATCATTTCTCCCCCACCTCCTTGTGcaaactgaaaaacaaaatgaCTTGTATAATTATAAGCTGAGAAATGGACTTCTCACAAACAGTACAGTTGATAATAATTGTGCGAATAATTCACACATTGAAAGATACATGAAGGAAAAATAAGATTTCTTTGTTAGCGTGAAATATTTCATATGCGAATTAATCTCCCAGCTACTTAAGAATAAGACAATTGCATTTCAGCTGACACTGCAAACGCATCCATTTATTACCATCTCTCAGTTTCTTGGCTCTTTCTTCCAGAGCCTGCAGTTCTTGATCACTATTCagtctctcttcctttcccttgcTCTCTTCTTGCCTGAAGGGCTCTGCTTGTTCTTTCCATTCCTTTTTAATTGTCAGTTCCTTAAGAGAGAACAATATAggataaaaagatttttttaaaaaatttgcttgGATAAAGCTATACGATACACTTGTATCCACTCTCTTTCTTGGACACTGAAATTATACTGACAGCCTGATCCAATGTggttgccataaggcacatttgtgacacccaggaAGTGAATAGAACTGGTGGGGAGGCATGCACCACAGCACCACAGTTGGAGCCCCAGTCCAAGGCAGATAAGTGCCAAGCGGTGTGGAGAGCGTtgcaggagggtggggggaaccatctggggcagagggagggcagaccagggacaggcctgggaggtgggGTGGAACCACTGGGCTTGGAACCCAACTCAGGGCTTAttgagtctgcaccagtgaaataggTGGTGCAGACTAGAGAATCCCCACTGAGTAGCCTGGGGCTTTCCTGGAGATCTCTAGTTTGCTCAATTCCAGgaaaggatgctgcagcagctgtttggAGCTGTCACTccaaagctggataggattgggctgtaaatgtctgTATGAAGATTTTGCAATCAACTGCAAACAGCCTGAGCCTTAAAACCAGTAAAAGACAACACAAGTGAAACTGCTATGAAAGTTAAGGAAACAACTTCATCTAACTCTTCCATTTTCTTAGGGCAAATCCTTCATCTACTCCAGCTTGCCGAGTACCAGTTCAGTAGCTTCAGTACCAGTACCAGCTTGCTGTTTTTGGTAGCAGACTAGCTTTGAGAGATGCAGAACCAAACTGAGCCCATGGGGAAGATGGGGTTCCCATGGAAAATCTCCTCTTGTCCTTGGTGGTTCTCCAAGGTGTAGCTATGATCTGTTCGGCTCTTGGTACTTCCTCACCATGCTTCTTCTCAGTCAGATGCTGAAAGCACCACATTTTTCAGTGCCTAGACATATCTGGTAGATTTGGGTGAGTTGGAAACTCTGAACCTTGGGACAAGAGGAGGCAAAGCCCTAGTCCAATCCTAGCATTCATCGATTCTCTTTTCTATTCTCATTCCCCAACATATATCCCATCTACAATTTTAGTCAAATTTCAGGCAATTTTATTCCTATCctcaaatggctttttaaaaaaaatttaagagtTAAAGAACCTGGCAAAATGATTGAGTTCAAtatgtatttgtttaaaagattccTGTGCTATTTAAATTGGTTTGGCATCTATTTAACAGCAGGTTCATATTGGGATAAACAGTTTATAGTTTCTCTCAACCCAAACATGAAGAATAGTACAGCCTATTCTAAACTACAGTAACAAACCATTACTAGGTTTGAGACAATAATGTTCAATATATATGCTAAACTTACTATTCTAGGGTGAACCCCTTCTTGCTTTTCCTCTAATGGATCTTCAGAAAATATTTCTGGTGATGGAGGAAATTCTATTGGGGAAGAGAATCCAGTAGTCTGCACTCCTTTTGTCATGTGTACTTCTCTTTTAGTAGTCTTATTAGCAGCTGTAATAGATAAGAGTTCCAATGCACATCACAATTTAAATATTCTCATAAAATGAAACCTAGTTGTTTCTATATTCAACTTCTTACACATACACAAAATCTAGTACCGTATGCTAGAAGATTGCAATGGAATGTGAAGATGTGAACAGAGCTGGCACAAAGTTGCTGGGGACTTTGGGGTAAAACCCTGCACTGGAGTCCCCATGGTATCTCCCCCAATAGCAGAATGGGCACTGCTACCAGTACTGCAGGCTTGGGGCAGTCATGGCTCTGATGAACATGACTAGCACTCAACCTGCAGTGCTCGTCCTCATTGCAACATGAAACATTAGAAGTCCAAAGAGGAAAACAGTCATAAAAATGGTAAGGCATTGCCTTGAAGGGAAAGAAGATTGCTACCGTTTGCCACTATTGAAAAAATTTCAAACAAGGATGAATAATCCAGCACTGAATATTCTGTATACATTCTATACTGTGCTGGACTACTCATCCTTATTTGAGATTTTTTAAACAGTGGCACAGTAGCAAACTTCTTTCCCTTCAAGGCAATGTCTCTCAATTTTTATGActgtttctccctttcttctACATCAAAATTTATCAATAGTCCTGTTTCTGTATGACTAACTTATGGATTGCCAAGAGGGACATCAatcataattttattttaaaaaaacctcatCTGCATTAACATTTTAGGCTTGGAAACTGACAGCTCACTGAAAACTATTCTACATTGTGgaatatggtggtggtggtagagttAACTCCACTAGTCAAAATGTCATACACATCAGCATAGAACAAAATAAATTGCTCAAGAGCGAAATGAAAAAATGCAAGATTAAAAGTCCCAAAAATACAAAAAGCATTGACATGCCCCTTTCTAAGTAAACCTAGCCATTAACTTTGCTTAGAACTTTTCAGAAAATTGTTACCTTTTTTCCCTGATTTGGTATCAGCATCTTTTTTGGGTGATGATTTTAACATACGATTAGCATATATATTTTTTGCATCCAGCTCTCTTTCTTTgtcctaaaaataaaataaaagtgaaaTTCACATATTGTTAACCAATTCtccaactgggaaaaaaaaacccacttccctTTTGATGTTCTTTTGTTTCACAGAACGCCAACAGAAGACCTTCAAGGAGGCTGGCTTTGTtcaggaaaactccatcacagttacaagccatgataactaTACCCAACCTCcaggtttcagaggtagcctatctcccaatgtcagatggaagggagtggcaacaggatgcaggtaccatgttgtcttgagtgctccatgaagcatctggtgggccactgtgagataacagggagctggtctagatgggcccttggtttgatccagcaaggttcttattACATTCTTAACGGCTGGTTTGTGTTTTATTTGAAATTttgatattttaatatttttatagtgatttatagttttaaatgtaatcatTTTTATAACTCTGTAAGGTGTTTTGAATGCCCTTCAGGAAGAGAAGTGGAATACAAAATAAGAAAATATGTTATGATAACTAAGTTTACAATAATAATATAAGATTGTTCTATAGTAAGAAAATTTGCAGGATTTACCTTTAATTTTTGATTTAGTCGCTCAGCTTCTTCTTGGAGAATTTTACTTTCTTCCTGGGCTtcaaataatttctttttctcAGAATGCAATTGTCTCTGGAAACTATGATTATTAAGCTCAATGCTCTTCTCCAAGTCCTAATAATAAGAAAGAATAACAAACTCAGCTTTCGTATAGCACTTTGAGAGTGTGCAAACTGCTCTACGTGTATTTTTTCAACAAAGTCATTAGAACCAATCTGTAAATGAGTGGGAGTCTTGAGACTGAACCCCAATACTACTTTAAACAAAACACACTATCATCatcactaaaagcccaatcctcccatcatgttatagcatgcagccacaccaacagagtgTCCATTGCATGCCTACTGGGGGAGACGGACAGACGGActagaaggccaaccagaggcaGGCTGAAagtgggggataagatctggcatgcatttttgctgccaagatccacccccaacctgctccctgcccacccaccttccCACACTGAACCTCCCCCTTCCAGCATACGTCCTGccctgctgctgacttacctgGGTTGGTGCAGGTCAGGCTCTGTAACATCATGTGTGCAGATGCTTTCACACCAGTGGCTCTGGAGTATCTGATGGCAGTGCACCCTTCATGCTATTGTAAATGGGGCATTGGATTCAGCTGTAGTTACTAACCTTCATGAAAGCTTTCTCTACCCATTTCTAGATGTTCTTTCTCACATCCTGTACTTTACTTTAAGATTGAGGACCATGGGAACAGGCAGGGGGAGACTTTTATACCCACAGGCAATTGAAAGTCTTGGGAGAGCTCCCTATAGGTTTTTTATATACATTAACAGGAGCTTTTTCAGAATACCACTGAGAAATTCTACAATTTTGGCAAAGCGGTTAATCAGTATTTTAACTCCTAGTTGCAGCAAAAAAATGGACTCATACGCTTTCCAGTTTAGGTCGCATTTCACTttttcttaattttatttttaaccatTTTAAAATTGCTATTTGCAATGCCAATGCCATCacaatccatttttttaaaagatttttac
This window contains:
- the LCA5 gene encoding lebercilin — protein: MGERGKSLDSGHNNKSDSDKSSNSYCSDDDSSCASEHSPTVSTQSTNTREKSNKAQNLKSLAHYQATKKIASKYAPSKRGICWGFRSQSLNRDSPAKDIGLVTKRVLSARLLKINELHNELTELHVKLDELQKENKALKRLQYRHEKALHKFEDTENEISQLLARHNDEIRILRERLRKSQEREQTTERKLRASQEELYKAKDSLQRLRRLAEDKHLPERDELAKKLILVENRLDDSEKRVKDLEKSIELNNHSFQRQLHSEKKKLFEAQEESKILQEEAERLNQKLKDKERELDAKNIYANRMLKSSPKKDADTKSGKKAANKTTKREVHMTKGVQTTGFSSPIEFPPSPEIFSEDPLEEKQEGVHPRIELTIKKEWKEQAEPFRQEESKGKEERLNSDQELQALEERAKKLRDEWEREESDRRKKENNILLEKGKTKMETDIYHLENGKYAESGEEERRKEMLLAKMYEIDRETQIGMKAASHTYTSSTVTVSSSEKSKRLYQFHEPAENLLNGFPEYDLHGGIGDVPKQQNVGITCSSNNLTFGSYVPSFGKVSGRPGLFDQKNDVFEDTTKENVVLNIKREKKSNLMEQLFGSNANSITPSKRNDLSPFRQDSGTNNGFLPDKGTTVKLQDDDDFFFSEGKSFTPKRHRLQHTTSRPAVKPLDYLEDEVEEVLLQ